The genomic stretch GATCTGTTCTTGCCTGTGAGAGACAAGCGGACAAAACCTTTACGTGATGCCTTGAAGCGCCAAGGCTTGAAGCTGGTCGAAGTCAGACGCTACGCCGTAGTTCGCGAGCATGATCGCAAGGAGCTTTGCGGCGGCACCTTTGATGATGTTTTCAAATGGGCCGCCCGGCAGATGCGTGAGGGTAAGTTGTAAGCGAGAAGTGCGCCGTCTCCGGTCGCAACGCTGCTACATTTTGCTGCATACGAACTTGCTCCACTTGAGCATCATTGGAGCCCTCAGTTTGTAGAGGTCCCGTGCGATGAGGCCCGTGGTCCGGCTGTATGCCTGCACGACGGCATCGCCGACCGAATGTGCGAGCGCCATTTCTCGAAGCTCTAACTCGAATTTGTTTTTCAAAGCCCAGTTTTGAAGCGAGGTCCTGAAACCGTGCGGCACCGGGCAGCGGCCGTTATCGACTGTCGTGATCTTCCCGCGCTTCAAGAATTTGTGCAGGATGTCAGGCATGGCCTTATTCCACATCGGCGATGCGGGTCCCATCGTCGGGCTATGGAAGACGAACTCATCAGGCTTTCCCGGCTTGCCGATGAGCTTCAACGCTTCTGGCGACAGCGGCACACGATGCTCTTCGTCTTCCTTCATTCTTGAATAGGCCACGACCCAAACCTTGTTTTTGAAATCGACTTCGCGCCAGCGCATCTCCAGCGTTTCGTTAGTTCGTGCGGCAGTGAGAATTGTAAATGCCAACGCGCGGGACGCGATGGTGCCCAGCGCCAGCAAATCGACCATGAACGCGGGGATGTGATCGGGAAGCATTGCAGGATGGTGCTCGACCTTCTCCGCCTTCGGCTTGGGCAGATGTTCGAAGACTTCGGCCGATGCCGGGTTGTCGCCAGTAAAGAACCCTCTCGACTTCGCGTTGGCGAAGATGATCTCAATGATGCCGCGCACCTTCTCACGGGTCGGCGGGTTACCGTTCCAGATCGCGAGATGGTACTGCACATCGACTGTATCGATCTCGGCGACGGGGCGCGCTGCGAGCGTGCCGCGCTTCAAGAGCCAACGCCGATACGACTTGGCTTGAAGATCGCCTTTCCAGCTTTCCGCCTCGCCCGGCATCCACGCGGGCTCCGCGCCTTTCCCTAGCCCTGCGGGCGCGGGTACGGTCAGCCAGTAGCCCTCTAGATACTCCGTGACGACCTCGCCGAAGAGCTTCTTCCCAACGGCGTCTACAGGCGCCCCGGAGCCCTTGCCGCCGGGTGGATGGGCCTTCCGGTTTACCAGCCCTCGGCGCTCTGTCGGGCGGCCCTCGCGGCGCTTGGTCGCCTCGGCCTCCCGGGCCGTGCGGGCTGCCAGCGGCGATAGGTCGCCCGGGTCCGTGCCAGCGGTGCCGAGCAGCATGGTCCGGAAGCTCGCGCCCTCGCGCCAAGCATAGGACCAGTAGCCGCGACCGTTGCGCGTCAACAGGTACAGCGAATGCCCGTCGCTGATCTTCTTCAAGGTCTTCACGCCGACACTGTCATTGATGGCTTTGACGACCTTCGTCGGGTTGAGTTTCGGCATGGTCTATTCGTCCTCTTCCCCGGCTTCGTCGGGCTCGCTGTCGTCCGGCTTCCGGCTGTTCGATATAAGTGCCGTCTGCATCGCGGAGACCCTTGCGGATGTCATCGGCGATACCTTTGGCGCGCTCGGCTTCTTTCCGGGCGATGCCTTCCGGGGTTTGCTCTTCGGCGATCTCGCGAGCGGTGCGGGCTTCGTTCTCGCGCTCAACCTCATTGAAGATGTCGTCTAGGACGTTGGCTTGACGGGCATCGGGGGACCT from Bradyrhizobium sp. Ash2021 encodes the following:
- a CDS encoding site-specific integrase encodes the protein MPKLNPTKVVKAINDSVGVKTLKKISDGHSLYLLTRNGRGYWSYAWREGASFRTMLLGTAGTDPGDLSPLAARTAREAEATKRREGRPTERRGLVNRKAHPPGGKGSGAPVDAVGKKLFGEVVTEYLEGYWLTVPAPAGLGKGAEPAWMPGEAESWKGDLQAKSYRRWLLKRGTLAARPVAEIDTVDVQYHLAIWNGNPPTREKVRGIIEIIFANAKSRGFFTGDNPASAEVFEHLPKPKAEKVEHHPAMLPDHIPAFMVDLLALGTIASRALAFTILTAARTNETLEMRWREVDFKNKVWVVAYSRMKEDEEHRVPLSPEALKLIGKPGKPDEFVFHSPTMGPASPMWNKAMPDILHKFLKRGKITTVDNGRCPVPHGFRTSLQNWALKNKFELELREMALAHSVGDAVVQAYSRTTGLIARDLYKLRAPMMLKWSKFVCSKM